A window from Branchiostoma floridae strain S238N-H82 chromosome 16, Bfl_VNyyK, whole genome shotgun sequence encodes these proteins:
- the LOC118403552 gene encoding tyrosinase-like, protein MKAFGLLIVMVGFSPRGDAQFPRVCTNDASLESKECCPTPVGFTEPCGGLGRGQCADTPDTTKEDPDWKEAYQVDDRRHWPHVFFNRTCQCEGNFSGHDCTRCTWGYRGPDCNITQPPAMRRNIRDLSDEEKDTLQRYFDRAKNTTSNYVYALEFKENIRGREDFANQSVWDFFVAMHYYASRATMPPFITGICKTEANCSLDFAHKGPAFTTWHRAYLLEFERAVQVVNNDPDWTLPYWDWSAAEDNQCDICTNEYVGANDTDGNLDSGSVFASWGIICANLSSFDEEIRRNHTKPCDVTEVLGKLNRNPGQADLDRFGESMNHLPLVTEVDFALRFAAFDTRPYNRNSNCSFRNLLEGYANTSTGKSREDM, encoded by the exons ATGAAAGCATTTGGCCTGCTGATCGTGATGGTTGGATTTTCCCCCCGCGGTGACGCACAGTTTCCGCGGGTGTGCACCAACGATGCGTCATTGGAGAGTAAGGAGTGCTGTCCCACTCCGGTAGGCTTCACCGAGCCGTGCGGTGGGCTTGGGCGGGGCCAATGCGCCGACACCCCCGACACCACCAAGGAAGACCCCGATTGGAAGGAAGCGTACCAAGTGGACGACCGGCGCCACTGGCCGCACGTGTTCTTTAATAGGACCTGCCAGTGTGAGGGCAACTTCTCCGGGCACGACTGCACAAGGTGTACCTGGGGATACCGTGGGCCGGACTGCAATATCACACAGCCGCCAGCTATGCGCAGGAACATTCGGGACCTTAGCGATGAAGAGAAAGATACGCTCCAGCGCTACTTTGACCGCGCGAAGAACACTACCAGCAATTACGTCTACGCTCTGGAGTTCAAAGAGAACATCAGGGGAAGGGAAGACTTCGCCAACCAATCTGTGTGGGACTTCTTCGTGGCGATGCACTACTACGCCAGCCGCGCAACTATGCCGCCCTTCATTACAG GTATCTGTAAGACGGAGGCGAACTGTTCCCTGGACTTTGCGCACAAGGGTCCCGCTTTTACCACTTGGCACCGCGCGTACCTGCTGGAGTTTGAGCGGGCTGTGCAGGTTGTCAACAACGACCCCGACTGGACCTTGCCGTACTGGGATTGGAGCGCAGCGGAGGACAACCAGTGCGACATCTGCACCAACGAGTACGTCGGTGCCAACGATACGGACGGCAACCTGGACTCAGGGTCTGTCTTCGCCAGCTGGGGGATCATCTGCGCTAACCTATCTTCGTTCGACGAGGAAATCCGCAGGAACCACACCAAACCGTGTGATGTGACCGAAGTGCTAGGAAAGCTGAATAGAAACCCAGGGCAAGCCGACCTGGACAGATTCGGAGAGTCAATGAATCACCTGCCCCTGGTGACGGAGGTGGACTTCGCCCTTCGTTTCGCTGCGTTCGACACGCGTCCTTACAACAGGAACTCCAACTGCAGCTTCCGGAACCTGCTGGAGGGATATGCCAACACCAGCACCGGCAAGTCCCGGGAAGACATGTGA